A single window of Ictalurus punctatus breed USDA103 chromosome 27, Coco_2.0, whole genome shotgun sequence DNA harbors:
- the zgc:113276 gene encoding uncharacterized protein zgc:113276 isoform X2, which produces MLDVLIVGAGPHALILATLLLNPQQHVSSSNAEILQGIQLSKTNSKTGRTKSKRRSVDTLSELHRDPECPQCPHVNFKVVDSYGEWASLWESQFTALNIPHLRSHMLVHTNPLNKKALQEFVLAEDRVAELHSLPERVYIQDKNAFFNDGRLGKQNRKLLSAARGLQRNLYFSLPGTQLSVDFFKEQVRRYQLDHVLIKGTVDRITPLLSEKQKKVEFFRVTLDTGDTLEAKRVVLATGPTREQMANIPPWVRAIAENYPEERLQHTVELMHLLSQLKAKGSHLTGPPAVCHSNQRVMVIGGGLTSAHIISMALQQGASQVTWVLRKHVQLKQFDVGDVESLIGRYSHIEHGIKLDGLAYLRQFYGERSLHRRLAMIKQARKGGAVTPEAYAHLQPFIQSGQLLVKPYCQVTEATWCYETQTWKVSLCDGEKWTGDRIWLATGCKLDVNQDPLLSDIKKHFPIQVLEGWPCISETLQWAPGCPVYLMGQYAALQVGPHAVNLAGGQAAALRIAKDIIDEHGSEEQNTETTKVEKSRTEEYISHMHGLMWL; this is translated from the exons aTGTTGGATGTGTTGATAGTTGGAGCAGGTCCTCATGCTCTCATCCTGGCTACCCTGCTCTTGAACCCCCAGCAGCATGTCAGCTCCTCCAATGCAGAAATCCTCCAGGGGATACAGCTCAGCAAGACGAATTCCAAGACTGGACGGACCAAGAGCAAGAGGAGATCTGTTG ATACACTGTCAGAACTGCACAGAGACCCAGAATGCCCACAGTGTCCTCATGTGAACTTCAAGGTGGTGGATTCTTATGGAGAATGGGCTTCCCTGTGGGAGAGCCAGTTCACTGCCCTCAATATCCCTCACCTTCGCTCACACATGCTGGTACACACTAACCCTCTCAATAAG AAAGCCTTGCAAGAGTTTGTGCTGGCGGAGGATCGTGTAGCTGAgcttcactctctccctgagAGGGTCTACATTCAGGATAAGAACGCCTTCTTTAATGACGGACGCCTCGGCAAGCAAAACAGGAAGCTTCTCAGCGCTGCTCGAGGCCTGCAGAGAAACTTATATTTTAGCCTGCCAGGAACTCAGCTCAGTGTGGACTTCTTCAAGGAGCAG GTGCGCAGGTACCAACTGGACCATGTCCTCATTAAAGGCACTGTGGACAGAATTACTCCACTGCtctctgaaaaacaaaagaaagttgAATTCTTTCGAGTGACTCTAGACACCGGGGACACTCTTGAGGCCAAAAGAGTGGTGCTAGCCACAGGACCCACCAGAGAACAGATGGCAAATATCCCTCCATGGGTGAGAGCAATTGCAGAGAATTACCCTGAAGAGCGGTTGCAGCACACGGTGGAACTGATGCACCTCCTTTCGCAACTCAAAGCTAAAGGCAGTCACCTCACAG GCCCACCTGCTGTATGCCATAGCAACCAGAGAGTAATGGTAATTGGTGGAGGCCTGACCAGCGCCCACATCATCTCCATGGCTCTGCAACAAGGTGCAAGTCAAGTGACCTGGGTCTTGCGCAAACATGTACAG CTGAAACAGTTTGATGTTGGAGATGTGGAGAGTCTGATCGGCCGCTACTCGCACATTGAGCACGGTATCAAGCTGGATGGCCTGGCCTACCTGCGGCAGTTCTATGGAGAGAGGAGTCTTCACAGGAGGCTAGCAATGATCAAACAGGCTCGCAAAGGAGGAGCCGTGACACCGGAGGCGTATGCACACCTGCAGCCTTTCATTCAGTCAGGGCAGCTGCTTGTCAAGCCATACTGCCAG GTGACTGAGGCAACGTGGTGCTATGAAACTCAGACGTGGAAGGTCTCCCTTTGTGATGGTGAAAAATGGACCGGTGACAGGATCTGGCTTGCAACTGGCTGCAAGCTGGATGTTAATCAAGACCCCTTACTTTCAGACATCAAGAAGCATTTCCCAATTCAG GTGCTTGAAGGATGGCCGTGTATATCAGAGACACTCCAGTGGGCTCCTGGATGTCCTGTTTACCTGATGGGACAGTATGCAGCGCTTCAG GTTGGTCCCCATGCTGTGAACCTCGCAGGAGGCCAGGCGGCAGCTTTGCGCATTGCCAAGGATATCATAGATGAACACGGCAGTGAAGAACAGAACACTGAAACCACCAAAGTGGAAAAGTCACGAACTGAAGAGTACATTTCCCACATGCATGGCCTCATGTGGCTCTGA
- the zgc:113276 gene encoding uncharacterized protein zgc:113276 isoform X3, which translates to MLDVLIVGAGPHALILATLLLNPQQHVSSSNAEILQGIQLSKTNSKTGRTKSKRRSVDTLSELHRDPECPQCPHVNFKVVDSYGEWASLWESQFTALNIPHLRSHMLVHTNPLNKKALQEFVLAEDRVAELHSLPERVYIQDKNAFFNDGRLGKQNRKLLSAARGLQRNLYFSLPGTQLSVDFFKEQVWGTVDRITPLLSEKQKKVEFFRVTLDTGDTLEAKRVVLATGPTREQMANIPPWVRAIAENYPEERLQHTVELMHLLSQLKAKGSHLTDTQCCTITGPPAVCHSNQRVMVIGGGLTSAHIISMALQQGASQVTWVLRKHVQLKQFDVGDVESLIGRYSHIEHGIKLDGLAYLRQFYGERSLHRRLAMIKQARKGGAVTPEAYAHLQPFIQSGQLLVKPYCQVTEATWCYETQTWKVSLCDGEKWTGDRIWLATGCKLDVNQDPLLSDIKKHFPIQVLEGWPCISETLQWAPGCPVYLMGQYAALQVGPHAVNLAGGQAAALRIAKDIIDEHGSEEQNTETTKVEKSRTEEYISHMHGLMWL; encoded by the exons aTGTTGGATGTGTTGATAGTTGGAGCAGGTCCTCATGCTCTCATCCTGGCTACCCTGCTCTTGAACCCCCAGCAGCATGTCAGCTCCTCCAATGCAGAAATCCTCCAGGGGATACAGCTCAGCAAGACGAATTCCAAGACTGGACGGACCAAGAGCAAGAGGAGATCTGTTG ATACACTGTCAGAACTGCACAGAGACCCAGAATGCCCACAGTGTCCTCATGTGAACTTCAAGGTGGTGGATTCTTATGGAGAATGGGCTTCCCTGTGGGAGAGCCAGTTCACTGCCCTCAATATCCCTCACCTTCGCTCACACATGCTGGTACACACTAACCCTCTCAATAAG AAAGCCTTGCAAGAGTTTGTGCTGGCGGAGGATCGTGTAGCTGAgcttcactctctccctgagAGGGTCTACATTCAGGATAAGAACGCCTTCTTTAATGACGGACGCCTCGGCAAGCAAAACAGGAAGCTTCTCAGCGCTGCTCGAGGCCTGCAGAGAAACTTATATTTTAGCCTGCCAGGAACTCAGCTCAGTGTGGACTTCTTCAAGGAGCAGGTCTGGG GCACTGTGGACAGAATTACTCCACTGCtctctgaaaaacaaaagaaagttgAATTCTTTCGAGTGACTCTAGACACCGGGGACACTCTTGAGGCCAAAAGAGTGGTGCTAGCCACAGGACCCACCAGAGAACAGATGGCAAATATCCCTCCATGGGTGAGAGCAATTGCAGAGAATTACCCTGAAGAGCGGTTGCAGCACACGGTGGAACTGATGCACCTCCTTTCGCAACTCAAAGCTAAAGGCAGTCACCTCACAG ACACTCAATGCTGTACTATCACAGGCCCACCTGCTGTATGCCATAGCAACCAGAGAGTAATGGTAATTGGTGGAGGCCTGACCAGCGCCCACATCATCTCCATGGCTCTGCAACAAGGTGCAAGTCAAGTGACCTGGGTCTTGCGCAAACATGTACAG CTGAAACAGTTTGATGTTGGAGATGTGGAGAGTCTGATCGGCCGCTACTCGCACATTGAGCACGGTATCAAGCTGGATGGCCTGGCCTACCTGCGGCAGTTCTATGGAGAGAGGAGTCTTCACAGGAGGCTAGCAATGATCAAACAGGCTCGCAAAGGAGGAGCCGTGACACCGGAGGCGTATGCACACCTGCAGCCTTTCATTCAGTCAGGGCAGCTGCTTGTCAAGCCATACTGCCAG GTGACTGAGGCAACGTGGTGCTATGAAACTCAGACGTGGAAGGTCTCCCTTTGTGATGGTGAAAAATGGACCGGTGACAGGATCTGGCTTGCAACTGGCTGCAAGCTGGATGTTAATCAAGACCCCTTACTTTCAGACATCAAGAAGCATTTCCCAATTCAG GTGCTTGAAGGATGGCCGTGTATATCAGAGACACTCCAGTGGGCTCCTGGATGTCCTGTTTACCTGATGGGACAGTATGCAGCGCTTCAG GTTGGTCCCCATGCTGTGAACCTCGCAGGAGGCCAGGCGGCAGCTTTGCGCATTGCCAAGGATATCATAGATGAACACGGCAGTGAAGAACAGAACACTGAAACCACCAAAGTGGAAAAGTCACGAACTGAAGAGTACATTTCCCACATGCATGGCCTCATGTGGCTCTGA
- the zgc:113276 gene encoding uncharacterized protein zgc:113276 isoform X1: MLDVLIVGAGPHALILATLLLNPQQHVSSSNAEILQGIQLSKTNSKTGRTKSKRRSVDTLSELHRDPECPQCPHVNFKVVDSYGEWASLWESQFTALNIPHLRSHMLVHTNPLNKKALQEFVLAEDRVAELHSLPERVYIQDKNAFFNDGRLGKQNRKLLSAARGLQRNLYFSLPGTQLSVDFFKEQVRRYQLDHVLIKGTVDRITPLLSEKQKKVEFFRVTLDTGDTLEAKRVVLATGPTREQMANIPPWVRAIAENYPEERLQHTVELMHLLSQLKAKGSHLTDTQCCTITGPPAVCHSNQRVMVIGGGLTSAHIISMALQQGASQVTWVLRKHVQLKQFDVGDVESLIGRYSHIEHGIKLDGLAYLRQFYGERSLHRRLAMIKQARKGGAVTPEAYAHLQPFIQSGQLLVKPYCQVTEATWCYETQTWKVSLCDGEKWTGDRIWLATGCKLDVNQDPLLSDIKKHFPIQVLEGWPCISETLQWAPGCPVYLMGQYAALQVGPHAVNLAGGQAAALRIAKDIIDEHGSEEQNTETTKVEKSRTEEYISHMHGLMWL; the protein is encoded by the exons aTGTTGGATGTGTTGATAGTTGGAGCAGGTCCTCATGCTCTCATCCTGGCTACCCTGCTCTTGAACCCCCAGCAGCATGTCAGCTCCTCCAATGCAGAAATCCTCCAGGGGATACAGCTCAGCAAGACGAATTCCAAGACTGGACGGACCAAGAGCAAGAGGAGATCTGTTG ATACACTGTCAGAACTGCACAGAGACCCAGAATGCCCACAGTGTCCTCATGTGAACTTCAAGGTGGTGGATTCTTATGGAGAATGGGCTTCCCTGTGGGAGAGCCAGTTCACTGCCCTCAATATCCCTCACCTTCGCTCACACATGCTGGTACACACTAACCCTCTCAATAAG AAAGCCTTGCAAGAGTTTGTGCTGGCGGAGGATCGTGTAGCTGAgcttcactctctccctgagAGGGTCTACATTCAGGATAAGAACGCCTTCTTTAATGACGGACGCCTCGGCAAGCAAAACAGGAAGCTTCTCAGCGCTGCTCGAGGCCTGCAGAGAAACTTATATTTTAGCCTGCCAGGAACTCAGCTCAGTGTGGACTTCTTCAAGGAGCAG GTGCGCAGGTACCAACTGGACCATGTCCTCATTAAAGGCACTGTGGACAGAATTACTCCACTGCtctctgaaaaacaaaagaaagttgAATTCTTTCGAGTGACTCTAGACACCGGGGACACTCTTGAGGCCAAAAGAGTGGTGCTAGCCACAGGACCCACCAGAGAACAGATGGCAAATATCCCTCCATGGGTGAGAGCAATTGCAGAGAATTACCCTGAAGAGCGGTTGCAGCACACGGTGGAACTGATGCACCTCCTTTCGCAACTCAAAGCTAAAGGCAGTCACCTCACAG ACACTCAATGCTGTACTATCACAGGCCCACCTGCTGTATGCCATAGCAACCAGAGAGTAATGGTAATTGGTGGAGGCCTGACCAGCGCCCACATCATCTCCATGGCTCTGCAACAAGGTGCAAGTCAAGTGACCTGGGTCTTGCGCAAACATGTACAG CTGAAACAGTTTGATGTTGGAGATGTGGAGAGTCTGATCGGCCGCTACTCGCACATTGAGCACGGTATCAAGCTGGATGGCCTGGCCTACCTGCGGCAGTTCTATGGAGAGAGGAGTCTTCACAGGAGGCTAGCAATGATCAAACAGGCTCGCAAAGGAGGAGCCGTGACACCGGAGGCGTATGCACACCTGCAGCCTTTCATTCAGTCAGGGCAGCTGCTTGTCAAGCCATACTGCCAG GTGACTGAGGCAACGTGGTGCTATGAAACTCAGACGTGGAAGGTCTCCCTTTGTGATGGTGAAAAATGGACCGGTGACAGGATCTGGCTTGCAACTGGCTGCAAGCTGGATGTTAATCAAGACCCCTTACTTTCAGACATCAAGAAGCATTTCCCAATTCAG GTGCTTGAAGGATGGCCGTGTATATCAGAGACACTCCAGTGGGCTCCTGGATGTCCTGTTTACCTGATGGGACAGTATGCAGCGCTTCAG GTTGGTCCCCATGCTGTGAACCTCGCAGGAGGCCAGGCGGCAGCTTTGCGCATTGCCAAGGATATCATAGATGAACACGGCAGTGAAGAACAGAACACTGAAACCACCAAAGTGGAAAAGTCACGAACTGAAGAGTACATTTCCCACATGCATGGCCTCATGTGGCTCTGA